A genomic segment from Aegilops tauschii subsp. strangulata cultivar AL8/78 chromosome 1, Aet v6.0, whole genome shotgun sequence encodes:
- the LOC141028178 gene encoding uncharacterized protein, with translation MEQRCQGLCFNCDQPYTPSHVCPHLFYLETVDFTEEDALADGADALPPPAAAEGAPATAPATSLVVSLHALAGIRDERTMLLPVMIHGERLLALVHTGSTHNFLPEATMRRLALQPASGEQLRVTVANDDHLRCHGLARDVPITIGDEHFSITCASIDLGCFNFILGVDFLRTLGPILWDFDALTMTFWRLGRRIWWNGVGCTAPVTPQLQLASATSEAEDPLLEHLLQQHDDLFTEPQGLPPARAYGHCIHLLPGSELVAALMNDVLRPYLRRFVLVFFDDILIYIASWAEHLQHVAIVLNELRAHHLHLKRSKCSFGTPSVAYLGHVISADRIAMDADKVATIAAWPTPHSPRALRGFLGLAGYYRKFIREFGLIAAPLTRLLHCDAFAWDYEATAAFEALKGALTTGPILQMPDFDCLFVVDCDASGARFGAVLHQGDVPLAFFSRPFAPRHLKLAPYERELIGLVQAMRH, from the exons ATGGAGCAGCGCTGCCAGGGCCTCTGCTTTAACTGTGATCAGCCCTATACGCCAAGCCATGTCTGCCCGCACCTCTTCTACTTGGAGACGGTCGACTTCACCGAGGAGGACGCCCTGGCCGACGGGGCCGATGCACTACCACCCCCAGCGGCGGCTGAGGGCGCACCCGCGACTGCCCCGGCGACGTCCCTCGTGGTCTCTCTCCACGCGCTCGCCGGCATCCGCGACGAGCGGACCATGCTCTTGCCGGTGATGATCCACGGCGAGCGCTTGCTGGCCTTGGTGCATACAGGCTCCACCCATAACTTCCTGCCCGAGGCTACCATGCGTCGCTTAGCGCTACAGCCGGCAAGCGGGGAGCAACTTCGGGTCACGGTGGCCAACGACGATCACCTCAGGTGTCATGGCCTCGCACGGGACGTTCCCATCACCATCGGCGATGAACACTTCTCCATCACCTGTGCGAGCATCGACTTGGGCTGCTTCAACTTCATCCTTGGCGTTGACTTCCTGCGGACTTTGGGTCCCATACTTTGGGACTTCGACGCGCTGACCATGACCTTCTGGAGGCTAGGCCGCCGCATCTGGTGGAACGGCGTTGGGTGCACCGCACCGGTGACACCGCAACTTCAGCTAGCCTCAGCTACCTCTGAGGCCGAGGACCCACTATTGGAGCACCTTCTGCAGCAGCACGACGACCTCTTCACTGAGCCGCAGGGCCTTCCGCCCGCCCGGGCATATGGTCACTGTATCCATCTCCTGCCGGGCTCTGAACTGGTGGCG GCTCTGATGAACGACGTCCTCCGGCCCTACTTACGTCGGTTTGTGCTCGTTTTCTTTGATGATATTCTTATCTACATCGCCTCGTGGGCAGAGCACCTCCAGCACGTCGCCATCGTCTTGAACGAGCTTCGGGCACACCATCTTCATCTTAAGCGCTCGAAGTGCTCGTTCGGGACACCTTCGGTCGCCTACCTCGGCCACGTCATCTCGGCCGACAGGATTGCTATGGATGCCGACAAGGTGGCGACCATCGCAGCCTGGCCAACGCCACACTCCCCGCGGGCTCTTCGCGGTTTTCTCGGCCTCGCGGGCTACTACCGGAAGTTTATCCGAGAGTTTGGCCTCATCGCAGCGCCCCTCACGCGTTTGTTGCACTGTGACGCCTTTGCATGGGACTACGAGGCGACGGCGGCATTCGAGGCCCTCAAGGGGGCCCTCACGACGGGCCCCATTCTTCAGATGCCGGACTTTGACTGCCTGTTCGTGGTGGACTGTGACGCCTCGGGCGCCAGGTTCGGCGCCGTGCTTCATCAGGGTGATGTCCCTCTCGCCTTCTTCAGCAGGCCTTTCGCTCCGCGCCATCTTAAGCTCGCGCCGTACGAGCGGGAGCTCATTGGCTTGGTGCAGGCAATGCGCCACTAG